The genome window TTATAATCGCCATCGAACAGAGAAGCTGAAAACGAACCATCCTGCGCCACGTAAACCGGAATCTTCGTGAATAACTGATAACCGCGTTGCCACAATTCCAGCTGAACGCCGTTGGTGCGAACACCAACGGGTTGATCCTGGTAGATGACGCGCCCGCTCAAGGTTGATTTAGGAGGTTCGTAATTATCTTTTTCGCAGGCAACCAGAAAGCTGCTAACGGCCAGCATGATAAATGGAAAAATGCGTACGTTCATGGCTTTTTATCAATGAAATGGATTTCTGACAATTTTAGGGTTATTGTTAATAACGGTCTGATCAATGGATGAATAATAGTTACCCAACTGAAACAGGCGAGGGGCCCGGAAGCGGGGAGCAACCATTTTGACAAAGACGTACTTGCCATCCCGTGCCGGATCGCCGGGGCGAATAACCCGGTAAGGGTACAACGCATACATCGTTGTATTCGGATTGCTTGGGCTACCATTCCAGATTTCGTGAGCAATCCGCCAGCGTTTCAAATCCCAGACACGGTGATCCTCAAAGGCCAGTTCAACCCGGCGTTCATTCTGAAGGCGCTGGATGGTCAGCGTTTTCAGGCTGTTAGCTGGAAATCCCGCCCGTTCGCGTAGCCGATTGACGTAGGTCAAGGCATCTGCTGTTTGGCCTAATTCGAGGGCTGCTTCTGACGCATTAAGCAAGATTTCGCCTAAACGGAACCGAACCCACCAAAGGTCACTCCGGATACCCCGCGTACTGGACAAGGGGGTTGGATCAATGTATTTCCGTAAATAAAACCCTGTGTTTGATACCTCGGTCTGGGAACGCTGCGGTCCTGATGAACCTGTTAGTAGGCGACCGTCCGTATGAACCGCCCCCAGCGTATTGGATTCGATGGTTTGATACGTGCTCCCGTTCCAAACCATGACACCCGCCTGAATCTGTACTTCGGCCCCTTTGAACGACGTACCCGGATAGATAACCGTGCCATAGAGCCGCGCGTCCTTATTGGCGAAGATGTCGCTGAGGTTGTTGTAATAAATAAAATCCTTATCGTCGGCAGTCCGGTTTTTCAACTCGCCTGAACTTCCATCGAGGTATTCATACGCTTCCACCAAATTTAGCGCGGGGGTTACGTTTGACGAGCTCAGGTTGTCTTCCCGAATGTTCCGGGCAATGTTGTCGTAGCTAAACGAATGCCGTTTGTCCTTCGCCGTAAGAAAATCCTTCGCCATGATCACCTCCTGGTTGTTGATTTTCTTCGTAATCGCATCGAAGAAATTCTCGCCCAGGTTCGGGTTCGCGCGGTACAGCGAATATGAACCCGAATTGATGATTTCTTTGGAAGCTTCCAGCGCCTTTGTGTAATATTCATTAGCCCGGGACGCCGGAATACCAACTTCACCACCGGGTAATGTGATAGGCGCCGCCATCAGGTTGTTGTATTTAGCAATTGAGGCGGCGTAGAGCATGGCTCGGCTTTTCAGCGCCATAGCGGTAAACTTATTGGCGCGGGTATTACTGCCCGTATTGCCAAGATCATTTT of Tellurirhabdus bombi contains these proteins:
- a CDS encoding RagB/SusD family nutrient uptake outer membrane protein, with product MKRIHSYILAAALALSTSACKEDWLERQPPNIILENQVWNDVTLITGLLANYYDRLPAHSQPDIGWQEYAAYDEATWSGNDDARNNIISYPFDRWRLWDYGLIRDINLALENIQTYGTTLTAPQKTQFSAELRFLRAYQYFELVKRMGGVPLVTQQLIYDFSGDPSPLQQPRAKEEAVYDFIASELDAIKNDLGNTGSNTRANKFTAMALKSRAMLYAASIAKYNNLMAAPITLPGGEVGIPASRANEYYTKALEASKEIINSGSYSLYRANPNLGENFFDAITKKINNQEVIMAKDFLTAKDKRHSFSYDNIARNIREDNLSSSNVTPALNLVEAYEYLDGSSGELKNRTADDKDFIYYNNLSDIFANKDARLYGTVIYPGTSFKGAEVQIQAGVMVWNGSTYQTIESNTLGAVHTDGRLLTGSSGPQRSQTEVSNTGFYLRKYIDPTPLSSTRGIRSDLWWVRFRLGEILLNASEAALELGQTADALTYVNRLRERAGFPANSLKTLTIQRLQNERRVELAFEDHRVWDLKRWRIAHEIWNGSPSNPNTTMYALYPYRVIRPGDPARDGKYVFVKMVAPRFRAPRLFQLGNYYSSIDQTVINNNPKIVRNPFH